One part of the Ziziphus jujuba cultivar Dongzao chromosome 2, ASM3175591v1 genome encodes these proteins:
- the LOC132800578 gene encoding loganic acid O-methyltransferase-like, with the protein MAAEETKEMQEAYPMKGGNGLYSYTKNSKPQRAATDAAKELIKMAIEENFDKEILFSSKTLSIADLGCSVGPNTFFAVQNIIEAFESRYQKHQELNSRIPEFQVFFSDHTSNDFNLLFTSLPQNKPYYAAGVPGSFYGRLFPKASLHFVYTSVAIHFRSEVPKEVMNKNSPAWNKGRIYYIYSSDEVVRAYKAQFDRDMEKFLQARAEEIVYGGLLVIVVGGISHGTHHSQGHGGMILDLLGTCLMDLAKKGIVSEDKVDSFNIPIYHMTPQEVEAAAERNGCFSVERIEDIHHVGSDENNSLSITNAQEFASYIRSGMEGQIKKHFGEEILDVLFDTYKKKIEDNPSIFKSGKALAFFILLKRKAIN; encoded by the exons ATGGCAGCAGAGGAAACCAAGGAGATGCAAGAAGCATATCCAATGAAAGGTGGGAATGGTCTCTACAGCTACACCAAGAACTCCAAACCCCAG AGAGCAGCCACAGATGCTGCCAAAGAACTGATAAAGATGgcaattgaagaaaattttgataaagaaaTCCTATTTTCTTCCAAAACTTTGAGCATAGCAGATTTGGGTTGCTCTGTTGGACCTAATACATTTTTTGCAGTGCAAAACATAATTGAAGCATTCGAGTCCAGGTACCAAAAACACCAAGAACTGAATTCTCGAATCCCTGAGTTTCAAGTTTTCTTTAGCGATCATACCTCAAATGATTTCAACCTGCTCTTCACTTCCCTTCCTCAGAACAAGCCATATTATGCAGCAGGTGTTCCGGGCTCTTTCTATGGTCGCTTGTTTCCCAAGGCATCTCTTCACTTTGTCTATACTTCTGTTGCCATTCATTTCCGTTCTGAAGTACCAAAAGAAGTGATGAACAAAAACTCCCCTGCTTGGAATAAAGGCCggatttattacatatattctTCTGACGAAGTAGTTCGAGCTTATAAAGCTCAGTTTGATCGAGATATGGAGAAATTTCTGCAAGCCAGGGCAGAAGAGATTGTTTATGGAGGATTGCTGGTAATCGTTGTAGGTGGTATCTCCCATGGAACTCATCATTCTCAAGGTCATGGAGGTATGATCTTAGACCTTCTCGGAACTTGCCTTATGGACTTGGCAAAGAAG GGAATTGTAAGTGAGGATAAAGTGGACAGCTTTAATATACCAATATATCACATGACTCCCCAAGAAGTGGAAGCAGCTGCTGAAAGAAATGGATGTTTTAGCGTTGAGAGAATTGAAGACATACATCATGTGGGATCAGATGAAAATAACTCTCTGTCTATAACTAATGCTCAAGAATTTGCATCTTATATAAGATCTGGCATGGAGGGGCAAATCAAGAAGCattttggtgaagaaatcttAGATGTGCTGTTTGACACTTATAAGAAGAAAATTGAAGACAATCCCTCCATTTTCAAGTCAGGGAAAGCACTTGCTTTCTTTATCCTTCTTAAACGCAAAGCAATAAACTAG